From Acidobacteriota bacterium, one genomic window encodes:
- a CDS encoding zinc ribbon domain-containing protein — MPIYEYKCQQCGAQTEVRQSVSDEPLTTCEKCHGKLEKQWSLSGFQFKGAGWYVTDYAGKKSGPTESTTKAEPASNTTAESKPAAVESTTKPKSE, encoded by the coding sequence ATGCCGATCTACGAATACAAATGTCAGCAATGCGGAGCTCAGACCGAGGTGCGCCAGAGTGTTTCTGACGAGCCTTTGACAACGTGCGAGAAATGCCATGGAAAGCTTGAGAAACAGTGGTCGCTTTCCGGGTTCCAGTTCAAAGGTGCCGGTTGGTACGTGACCGATTACGCCGGAAAGAAAAGTGGGCCGACCGAATCAACCACAAAGGCCGAGCCTGCATCAAACACTACGGCAGAGTCTAAACCAGCAGCGGTTGAGAGCACGACAAAGCCCAAAAGCGAATGA
- a CDS encoding type II secretion system F family protein: MPTFVFKGRNRLNEIIAGEREAATQDELRALLRREQVVLTQATEKGREIAIPKLGRRKKVGAKELAVFTRQFSVMIDAGLPLVQCLDILAEQQQNVFFKDVLRQVRQNVEEGATLYQAMERHPKVFDSLYTHMVEAGETGGVLDLILQRLATLIEKVVKLKRSIVSASIYPAAVITVAIGAIALIMIVVIPQFEQIFLGLLGPGELLPLPTRIVMAISGFIAGWGGLTIAVIGIGLGVAINFYYKTPKGRWNIDSLLLKTPIFGSILRKVAVARFSRILSTLLSSGVPILQSLDITAKTAGNVIIEDAIIKVRQGVERGENFVDPLKATNVFPHMVSQMIGVGEQTGAMDAMLGKIADFYEEEVDTAIADLLGLMEPVLIAFLGITIGSIVISMYLPLFSLIGKLSSGTK; this comes from the coding sequence ATGCCAACATTTGTCTTTAAGGGAAGAAATCGCCTAAACGAAATCATCGCTGGTGAACGCGAAGCCGCAACGCAGGATGAACTCCGTGCATTGCTTCGCCGCGAGCAGGTCGTTCTGACCCAGGCAACGGAAAAGGGTCGTGAGATCGCCATCCCGAAGCTGGGCCGCCGTAAGAAGGTGGGAGCCAAGGAACTCGCTGTTTTCACGCGTCAATTCTCGGTCATGATCGATGCGGGTCTGCCGCTCGTTCAGTGTCTCGATATTCTCGCCGAACAACAGCAGAATGTTTTCTTTAAGGATGTGCTCCGTCAGGTTCGTCAGAACGTTGAGGAAGGCGCAACCCTTTATCAGGCGATGGAACGCCATCCTAAAGTTTTCGACAGCCTCTACACTCACATGGTCGAGGCCGGTGAAACGGGCGGTGTGCTCGATCTCATTCTCCAGCGTCTTGCTACTTTGATCGAAAAAGTCGTTAAGTTGAAACGCAGCATCGTTTCGGCGTCGATCTATCCGGCCGCTGTTATCACGGTGGCGATCGGTGCTATCGCTCTGATCATGATCGTGGTCATTCCACAGTTCGAGCAGATCTTCCTTGGTTTGCTGGGACCGGGCGAATTGCTGCCGCTGCCGACACGAATCGTCATGGCAATAAGCGGATTCATCGCCGGCTGGGGCGGACTGACGATCGCAGTCATCGGTATTGGCCTCGGCGTCGCGATCAACTTTTATTACAAAACTCCAAAAGGGCGTTGGAACATAGATTCGTTACTGCTGAAGACGCCGATATTCGGCAGCATCTTACGAAAGGTCGCGGTCGCTAGATTCTCACGAATTCTTTCGACGCTTTTGTCGTCCGGTGTTCCGATCCTGCAATCGCTGGATATCACCGCTAAGACCGCCGGGAATGTCATCATTGAGGATGCAATCATCAAGGTCCGCCAGGGCGTCGAACGCGGTGAAAACTTCGTCGATCCGCTCAAGGCGACCAATGTTTTCCCGCACATGGTCAGCCAGATGATCGGCGTCGGCGAACAAACCGGAGCAATGGATGCCATGCTCGGCAAGATCGCCGATTTCTACGAAGAAGAGGTTGACACAGCCATAGCTGATCTCCTCGGCCTGATGGAACCGGTCCTTATAGCGTTCCTCGGTATCACGATTGGTTCGATCGTTATCTCGATGTACTTACCGCTCTTCTCGCTCATCGGAAAACTCTCGAGCGGCACAAAGTAA
- a CDS encoding PilZ domain-containing protein, translating to MTPNQPHFEEKRFALRMALRLPIVVSGRTDDGATWSEPTETDDISTLGALFQLNQPISQGESLYIRSHRPNGVPVEVKAQVIRILPASYGTSRVGVAIEEPKESWLRLFVAWIADDNIVDGIHE from the coding sequence ATGACCCCTAATCAGCCTCACTTCGAGGAAAAACGGTTTGCTCTTAGGATGGCACTGCGCCTGCCGATCGTCGTTTCCGGACGAACAGATGACGGCGCGACTTGGAGCGAACCCACCGAAACCGACGATATTTCCACGCTCGGAGCCTTATTTCAACTCAATCAACCGATCTCACAAGGTGAGAGCCTCTACATCCGTTCGCATCGCCCCAACGGAGTTCCCGTCGAAGTAAAAGCCCAGGTTATTCGGATCTTACCCGCAAGCTACGGAACGTCCCGCGTTGGCGTCGCGATCGAAGAACCAAAAGAAAGCTGGCTTAGATTATTCGTCGCCTGGATCGCTGACGATAATATCGTTGACGGAATTCACGAATAG
- a CDS encoding type IV pilus twitching motility protein PilT produces MSYEQVSESTLTLPDLLRKMTDLGGSDLHLSTNTGPQVRVHGHLAPLPGFPVLSPSDTKRLAYSVLTDAQKHRFEENLELDFSFGLKGMSRFRANLFNQKGAVGAVFRAIPYEIKSFEALGLPSVVSDMCKKPRGLILVTGPTGSGKSTTLASMVDKINIDRHDHILTIEDPIEFLHNHKNCVVNQREVAADTHSFGAALRTALRQDPDVVLVGEMRDLETIEMALRIAETGHLTFATLHTNSAYSTINRIIDVFPAEQQSQVRTQLSLVLEGILCQSLLPKASGDGRVMALEILVPNAAIRNLIREDKIHQIYSMMQTGQDKFGMQTFNQALATLHHKRLITLETAMQRSSNADELKELIDRGSGLNDAYSNAHGGRPATRPMPGSGSPYAQGRNIGERPR; encoded by the coding sequence ATGAGTTACGAACAAGTCTCAGAATCAACCCTCACCTTACCTGACCTCCTCAGGAAAATGACCGACCTTGGCGGCTCCGACCTCCATTTGTCTACCAACACCGGCCCTCAGGTCCGTGTCCACGGCCATTTGGCTCCGCTTCCGGGCTTTCCGGTACTGTCGCCCTCCGACACGAAAAGGCTCGCGTACTCGGTTCTGACTGATGCTCAGAAGCACCGGTTCGAAGAAAATCTCGAGCTCGACTTTTCTTTCGGCCTGAAGGGAATGTCGCGTTTTCGTGCCAATCTCTTTAATCAGAAAGGTGCGGTCGGTGCGGTTTTTCGTGCCATTCCGTACGAGATCAAATCATTCGAAGCTCTCGGATTGCCCTCCGTAGTTTCGGATATGTGCAAAAAACCGCGTGGACTGATCCTCGTGACCGGACCAACCGGTTCCGGTAAATCCACCACGCTGGCATCGATGGTCGATAAGATCAATATCGACCGGCACGACCACATTCTAACGATCGAAGACCCGATCGAATTCCTCCACAATCACAAGAACTGTGTTGTAAATCAACGTGAAGTTGCAGCCGATACGCATTCATTCGGTGCGGCACTGAGAACTGCACTTCGTCAGGATCCCGACGTCGTGCTCGTAGGCGAAATGCGAGATCTCGAAACCATCGAGATGGCTCTGCGAATTGCTGAAACGGGCCACTTGACCTTCGCTACGCTTCACACGAACTCGGCGTACTCGACCATCAACCGTATCATCGACGTTTTCCCGGCCGAACAACAGTCGCAGGTCCGCACGCAGCTTTCCCTCGTTCTCGAAGGCATTCTTTGCCAATCTTTGCTGCCAAAAGCCTCAGGCGACGGACGTGTGATGGCTCTCGAAATTCTCGTGCCGAACGCCGCTATCCGTAACCTCATCCGCGAAGATAAGATCCACCAGATCTACTCGATGATGCAGACGGGACAGGACAAGTTTGGTATGCAGACCTTCAATCAGGCGCTCGCCACGCTGCACCACAAACGCTTGATCACTCTCGAAACCGCAATGCAGCGGTCGTCGAATGCCGATGAGCTGAAAGAATTGATCGATCGCGGATCCGGCCTGAACGATGCTTACTCGAACGCCCACGGCGGTCGGCCGGCGACCAGGCCAATGCCGGGCAGCGGCAGCCCTTACGCACAGGGCAGAAACATAGGCGAAAGGCCTCGCTAG
- a CDS encoding methyltransferase domain-containing protein, protein MKEKLLDLLACPTCGGDILLAYASKYDGKEIIDAVLTCKKCTREYKVVRGVPRFVDLGKIEEDKAATAENFGWQWTNFTQEDPKYNEQFLGWLQPVKPDFFEGKVVLEGGCGKGRHTKLAAQWGAAEVVGIDLGNGVESAFALTREMPNAHIIQCDIFKLPLKKVFDYAFSVGVLHHTPDPKKAFISLAGKVKKGGHISAWIYGAENNEWITNYVDPVRTGFTSQISQPMLYQLSKLPTLGVFLATKLVYRPINVASKGIANKLFYNEYLNHLGSFGWREQHNIVFDHLVAPTAFYISKDDFATWWDEIKAQDVEIKWHNENSWCGFGKVS, encoded by the coding sequence ATGAAAGAGAAACTTTTAGATCTATTAGCCTGCCCGACCTGCGGTGGTGATATTTTGCTGGCTTACGCGAGTAAGTATGACGGCAAGGAGATCATTGATGCCGTTTTGACGTGTAAGAAATGTACCCGTGAATACAAGGTCGTGCGTGGTGTGCCGCGGTTTGTCGATCTGGGCAAGATCGAGGAGGACAAGGCAGCGACGGCGGAGAATTTTGGCTGGCAGTGGACAAATTTCACTCAAGAAGATCCAAAATACAACGAACAGTTCCTCGGCTGGCTGCAGCCCGTCAAGCCTGATTTTTTTGAAGGCAAGGTCGTCCTCGAAGGCGGCTGCGGCAAAGGCCGCCACACGAAGCTCGCAGCCCAGTGGGGAGCGGCCGAAGTTGTCGGAATCGATCTCGGTAACGGTGTGGAATCGGCGTTTGCGTTGACGCGTGAGATGCCGAATGCACATATCATTCAATGCGATATCTTCAAGCTGCCGTTAAAAAAGGTGTTCGATTACGCATTCAGCGTGGGCGTTCTGCACCACACGCCGGATCCGAAAAAGGCGTTCATTTCGCTTGCCGGAAAGGTGAAAAAAGGCGGCCACATATCTGCCTGGATCTATGGTGCTGAGAATAACGAGTGGATCACTAACTACGTCGACCCGGTCCGCACGGGCTTTACCTCGCAGATCTCGCAGCCGATGCTGTATCAGCTTTCAAAGCTGCCAACGCTCGGCGTCTTTCTCGCCACAAAACTCGTCTATCGCCCGATCAACGTCGCCTCAAAAGGCATCGCGAACAAACTCTTCTACAACGAATACCTCAACCACCTCGGATCATTCGGCTGGCGCGAGCAGCACAACATTGTGTTTGACCACCTGGTCGCACCGACGGCGTTCTATATTTCCAAGGATGATTTTGCGACCTGGTGGGATGAGATCAAAGCACAAGACGTCGAGATCAAATGGCACAATGAGAATAGTTGGTGCGGATTTGGGAAAGTGAGTTAG
- a CDS encoding enoyl-CoA hydratase, with product MPNYETITVEKRGKVAVLIINRPDKLNALNKTVHAEGVTALDELRKDDSVRVLVITGAGEKSFIAGADISEFEGQTPVTQRDLFHEKTFFNSLESFPKPVIAMVNGFCLGGGNELALACDLRICSESARFSQPEINLGIMPGGGGTQRLTNLIGEGRSMEMILTGDMIDAVTAERIGLVNHVYPVDQLEAETMKLAEKIAEKAPIALQLSKEAVKFASRSNLDEGLRREVDLFAICFSTEDKKEGVSAFLEKRKANFQGK from the coding sequence ATGCCTAATTACGAAACAATCACCGTCGAAAAACGCGGCAAGGTCGCAGTCCTCATAATCAATCGTCCTGACAAGCTGAACGCACTGAACAAAACCGTCCATGCCGAGGGCGTGACGGCTCTCGATGAGCTGCGAAAGGACGATTCTGTCCGTGTGCTGGTTATTACCGGAGCCGGCGAGAAGTCGTTCATTGCCGGAGCTGATATCAGCGAGTTCGAAGGGCAAACGCCCGTAACGCAGCGAGACCTATTTCACGAGAAGACATTTTTTAATTCTCTCGAGAGCTTTCCGAAGCCCGTCATCGCCATGGTCAATGGGTTTTGTCTCGGCGGAGGCAACGAACTCGCGCTCGCTTGCGACCTTCGTATTTGCAGCGAGTCGGCTCGGTTCTCTCAACCTGAGATAAACCTCGGCATAATGCCCGGCGGCGGCGGAACTCAGCGCTTGACCAACCTTATCGGTGAAGGCCGATCGATGGAAATGATCCTCACGGGCGACATGATAGATGCAGTAACTGCCGAACGGATCGGCCTCGTCAACCACGTCTACCCTGTCGATCAACTCGAAGCCGAGACAATGAAACTCGCCGAAAAGATCGCCGAAAAAGCTCCGATCGCTCTGCAGCTCAGCAAGGAAGCCGTGAAATTCGCCTCCCGATCAAACCTCGACGAAGGCCTTCGGCGCGAGGTCGACCTGTTTGCGATCTGCTTCTCGACCGAGGACAAGAAAGAAGGCGTCTCGGCATTCCTCGAAAAGCGAAAGGCAAATTTTCAAGGAAAGTAG
- a CDS encoding thymidylate synthase has product MRQYHDLLKHILAAGSRHEDRTGTGTISTFGYQTRFDLREGFPIVTTKRIPFRWVAEELFWFLSGSTNEKDLDARGVDIWAEWATDEQTARFGRVDHDLGPVYGYLWRSFGGDYPQMNGVDQIARLIREIETNPNSRRLLVTGWSPETCDDVALPPCHTLFQFKIDNGKTLHCQLYQRSADAFLGVPFNISSYALLTHLIAHVCRLEVGDFIHTFGDLHIYSNHLEQVEQLLSREPMPLPKLEFVNAEDLKGLDGLLNFKFENLRLENYQSWGKIAAPVAV; this is encoded by the coding sequence ATGCGACAGTACCACGACCTGCTCAAACATATCCTTGCCGCCGGCTCCCGTCACGAAGACCGCACTGGGACCGGTACGATCTCAACGTTCGGCTATCAAACGCGGTTCGACTTGCGCGAAGGATTTCCAATCGTGACCACCAAGCGCATACCTTTTCGTTGGGTCGCTGAGGAGCTTTTCTGGTTTTTGAGCGGTTCGACTAATGAAAAAGACCTCGACGCGCGGGGCGTGGATATATGGGCAGAATGGGCGACCGACGAGCAGACTGCTAGGTTCGGACGTGTGGACCACGATCTCGGTCCGGTCTATGGCTACCTGTGGCGTTCATTCGGTGGTGATTATCCGCAGATGAACGGCGTCGATCAGATCGCTCGGCTGATCCGCGAGATAGAGACAAATCCCAATTCCCGCCGGCTACTAGTCACCGGCTGGAGTCCCGAAACTTGTGACGATGTCGCCCTGCCGCCGTGCCACACGCTTTTTCAATTCAAGATCGACAACGGCAAAACTCTCCATTGCCAGCTTTATCAGCGATCGGCGGACGCTTTCCTGGGCGTGCCGTTCAATATCTCTAGCTACGCCCTGCTGACGCATCTAATTGCTCACGTCTGCCGCCTCGAGGTCGGCGATTTCATCCACACCTTCGGCGACCTGCACATTTACAGCAATCATCTCGAACAGGTGGAACAACTCCTTTCACGCGAACCGATGCCGCTGCCCAAACTAGAATTTGTGAACGCCGAAGACCTGAAGGGGCTCGATGGCCTGCTCAATTTCAAATTTGAGAATTTGCGATTAGAGAATTATCAAAGCTGGGGGAAGATCGCGGCACCTGTGGCGGTCTAA
- a CDS encoding carbohydrate kinase family protein, translating into MSGFASKIELREYSIQAGGEVASSMLGLSRLGMKTAYIGRFGDDGAGEIGLNSLAAEGVDIASSEVVPGALTQIAFIVIDEKSGERTVIWQRDTKLSYSAAEAPLSAAKQGRVLHLTPHDTDACIAMAEAAREAGVIVSADVDNIFKGIEDLLPLVDVCIVSAEFPSKLFGTMENDQALRELSSRFGCPITGLTLGDAGSLLFCGGELIRTPGFEVPGGCADTTGAGDAFRTGFLFGMLSGRSVEESAAAANGVAALNCRGVGARTTLPTLSELDQLLRQT; encoded by the coding sequence ATATCCGGCTTTGCCTCAAAGATCGAGCTCCGCGAATACTCGATCCAAGCGGGCGGCGAGGTGGCTTCGTCGATGTTGGGCCTCAGCCGGCTTGGAATGAAAACTGCGTATATCGGCCGTTTCGGCGATGACGGAGCGGGCGAGATCGGCTTAAATTCTCTTGCCGCTGAAGGCGTTGATATTGCTTCTTCCGAAGTTGTTCCCGGGGCCTTGACCCAGATCGCGTTTATCGTTATCGACGAAAAGAGCGGCGAACGCACGGTCATCTGGCAGCGAGATACTAAGCTTAGCTATTCGGCTGCGGAGGCTCCGCTGTCAGCAGCGAAACAAGGCCGCGTGCTGCATTTAACGCCCCACGATACTGACGCGTGTATCGCTATGGCAGAGGCGGCACGAGAAGCTGGAGTGATCGTATCTGCGGATGTTGACAACATCTTTAAGGGAATCGAGGACCTGCTTCCGCTCGTAGACGTCTGTATCGTCTCCGCTGAGTTTCCGTCAAAACTGTTTGGAACCATGGAAAACGACCAGGCTCTTAGAGAGCTGTCGTCGCGGTTTGGCTGCCCGATTACCGGCCTCACGCTCGGCGATGCGGGTTCGTTGCTGTTTTGCGGCGGTGAGTTGATCAGGACGCCGGGATTCGAAGTTCCGGGCGGATGTGCGGACACGACTGGAGCCGGTGATGCCTTTCGAACGGGCTTTCTTTTCGGGATGCTTAGTGGCAGGAGCGTCGAGGAAAGTGCGGCCGCGGCAAATGGCGTTGCGGCCCTAAATTGCCGAGGGGTTGGAGCCCGAACGACGCTTCCAACCCTCTCGGAATTAGATCAGCTTTTGCGGCAAACTTAG
- a CDS encoding lipocalin family protein: MKKDPAKALTAILFLLVLSVSALAQAKDKPALQSVANVDLKRYAGKWYEIAKYPNKFQKQCVANTTANYTIKENGRIEVRNECILKDGKTETAIGEGKIDDKKTNSNLKVRFAPGALSWLPFVWANYWIIDLDKDYEYVAIGEPKRNYFWILSRKPTLDDANYQNILRRAEAMGFDPTRVERSPQNADVLKGSVMVKN, from the coding sequence ATGAAAAAAGATCCAGCAAAGGCCCTTACCGCAATACTGTTCTTGCTCGTGCTCTCTGTTTCTGCCCTGGCACAGGCTAAGGACAAGCCGGCCCTTCAAAGCGTTGCGAACGTTGACCTGAAGCGTTACGCCGGCAAATGGTACGAGATCGCAAAGTACCCGAACAAATTTCAGAAGCAATGCGTTGCAAACACGACCGCAAACTATACCATCAAGGAAAATGGCCGGATAGAGGTTCGAAACGAGTGTATTCTGAAGGACGGAAAGACCGAAACCGCGATCGGCGAAGGAAAGATCGACGATAAAAAGACTAATTCAAACCTGAAAGTCCGCTTTGCACCCGGTGCACTTTCATGGCTGCCGTTCGTTTGGGCAAACTATTGGATCATCGATCTCGACAAGGATTATGAATACGTCGCGATCGGCGAACCAAAGCGAAACTACTTCTGGATCCTTTCGCGAAAGCCGACGCTCGACGATGCGAACTATCAGAATATTCTCCGGCGAGCAGAGGCAATGGGCTTTGATCCTACCAGAGTTGAAAGATCCCCTCAGAACGCCGACGTTCTTAAGGGTTCAGTTATGGTCAAAAACTAG
- the trxB gene encoding thioredoxin-disulfide reductase: protein MTSKQIHKKVVILGSGPAGLTAAVYAGRAQLEPLVIDGPQPGGQLTITTDVENYPGFSKGIMGPILMDEFREQALRFGTEIINVWIDSVDLSQRPFRLFAKESQDSTEITTTILADTLIVSTGASAKWLGIPGEAPVPEGLGGNGVSACATCDGFFFRGKPIVVVGGGDTAMEEALFLTKFASKVKLIHRRHEFRASKIMQDRVMASEKIEVRWNTEVREINGSKETGVESVRLFNNETNEEYVLPTQGVFIAIGHQPNTSLFKGMLDMDEVGYLITEGKTMKTNIDGVFACGDAQDAYYRQAITAAGTGCMAAIDAERFLAEHGS from the coding sequence ATGACCTCAAAACAGATCCATAAGAAAGTTGTGATCCTTGGTTCCGGGCCTGCCGGATTAACAGCTGCGGTATATGCGGGCCGAGCTCAGCTCGAACCATTGGTCATCGATGGCCCGCAGCCTGGTGGCCAGCTGACGATCACCACAGATGTCGAGAATTATCCCGGATTTTCTAAAGGAATAATGGGGCCGATCCTGATGGATGAGTTTCGAGAACAAGCCCTGCGGTTCGGGACCGAGATCATCAACGTCTGGATCGACTCCGTCGATCTTTCGCAGCGTCCGTTCCGGCTTTTTGCAAAGGAAAGTCAGGACAGCACTGAAATTACAACAACCATTCTGGCCGATACGCTCATAGTCTCAACCGGAGCTTCCGCAAAGTGGCTGGGAATTCCGGGCGAAGCTCCCGTACCCGAAGGCCTCGGCGGGAACGGCGTTTCGGCTTGTGCGACTTGCGATGGATTTTTCTTCAGGGGAAAGCCGATCGTGGTGGTTGGCGGCGGTGATACCGCAATGGAAGAGGCGTTATTCCTCACGAAATTTGCCTCCAAGGTCAAGCTGATCCACCGCCGTCACGAATTTCGCGCGTCCAAGATCATGCAGGACCGCGTCATGGCGAGCGAAAAGATCGAAGTGCGTTGGAATACTGAGGTTCGCGAGATCAATGGCTCAAAAGAAACAGGCGTCGAGAGCGTCCGGCTCTTCAATAACGAGACCAACGAAGAGTACGTTCTGCCAACTCAGGGTGTTTTCATCGCGATCGGCCATCAACCGAACACCTCGCTTTTCAAGGGCATGCTCGACATGGACGAAGTCGGTTATCTGATCACCGAAGGCAAAACAATGAAAACCAACATCGACGGCGTTTTTGCGTGCGGCGACGCCCAGGACGCATATTATCGTCAGGCTATCACCGCCGCCGGCACGGGCTGTATGGCGGCGATTGATGCCGAACGGTTTTTAGCCGAGCACGGCAGCTAG
- a CDS encoding diguanylate cyclase, translated as MAVADAFDTIRGARPYRPALPRDKARQIIQTEAGVRFDPMIVDTLLRNLASLESDITAQGLSYTDSSLSAAGNGKQNYVEQIKLANREVFSLYELAREFSSAVDLQSTLEMFASKVGKFVPFDTCALYLLDHTKRSATASHVEGQNADLLRLRQIKVGQGATGFALKSREIVQNVEPDLDFQYSQTELTQMYLTMASVPLIADEELIGAVTIYSQELESYGEENIRLLETISRIAADAIGKSLKHDEATTHAMTDPMTGLPNARSLQRQFEKEVARASRGGSSFQVLMLDLDGFKAVNDTHGHKAGDEMLREISKVIREQLREYDFLARYGGDEFVALVPGTEPGDVVDLCDRIEKAVCAFKLPVGEAKTASVGVSLGASGYPQAGETFDQMIVAADKIMYERKVSRKRFALTHNVGAANRPPSDLSADFPNIYTTLPSSDNLIVELDETHVLSPSSSSIN; from the coding sequence TTGGCAGTTGCCGATGCTTTTGACACGATCCGCGGGGCCCGACCCTACAGGCCCGCTCTGCCTCGCGATAAAGCCCGGCAGATCATTCAGACCGAAGCAGGCGTGCGGTTCGATCCAATGATCGTAGACACACTGCTGAGAAATCTCGCCAGTCTCGAGAGCGATATCACCGCTCAGGGGCTCTCATACACGGATTCTTCGCTGAGTGCCGCCGGGAACGGCAAACAGAACTACGTCGAGCAGATCAAGCTCGCCAACCGAGAGGTCTTCAGCCTGTACGAGCTGGCCCGAGAGTTCAGCTCCGCTGTCGATCTGCAATCGACGCTCGAAATGTTTGCCAGCAAGGTCGGTAAATTTGTGCCGTTCGATACCTGTGCTCTGTATCTGCTCGATCACACCAAACGCTCGGCGACCGCCTCCCATGTTGAAGGCCAGAACGCCGATCTGCTTCGGCTGCGTCAGATCAAGGTCGGCCAGGGAGCTACCGGCTTCGCGCTTAAGTCACGTGAGATCGTCCAGAACGTTGAGCCCGATCTCGATTTTCAATATTCGCAGACCGAGCTGACGCAAATGTATCTCACGATGGCGTCGGTTCCGCTTATTGCTGATGAGGAACTGATCGGTGCGGTCACGATCTATTCTCAGGAACTCGAATCCTATGGCGAAGAGAATATTCGCCTGCTTGAGACGATCTCTCGTATCGCCGCGGATGCAATAGGCAAATCACTCAAGCATGACGAGGCGACGACGCACGCGATGACCGATCCGATGACCGGGCTTCCTAATGCCCGCAGCCTGCAGCGTCAGTTTGAGAAAGAAGTCGCCCGTGCGAGCCGCGGAGGCAGCAGCTTCCAGGTGCTGATGCTCGATCTCGATGGATTTAAGGCAGTTAACGACACACACGGTCACAAAGCCGGTGACGAAATGCTTCGCGAGATAAGCAAGGTCATTCGTGAGCAGCTTCGCGAATATGATTTCCTTGCACGTTACGGTGGTGATGAGTTCGTCGCTCTCGTTCCGGGAACTGAACCCGGCGATGTCGTCGATCTCTGTGATCGTATCGAAAAGGCTGTTTGTGCTTTCAAGCTTCCGGTCGGCGAAGCCAAAACGGCATCCGTCGGCGTCAGTCTGGGAGCCTCCGGATACCCGCAGGCAGGTGAGACGTTCGACCAAATGATCGTCGCTGCCGATAAGATAATGTACGAACGCAAGGTCAGCCGAAAGCGGTTCGCCCTGACCCATAACGTCGGAGCTGCCAACCGGCCACCCAGCGATCTGTCAGCAGATTTTCCCAATATCTACACCACGTTACCGTCAAGCGACAATCTGATCGTCGAACTCGACGAAACGCATGTTCTCTCCCCGTCTTCTTCGTCGATCAACTAG
- a CDS encoding VWA domain-containing protein, with protein MTAQSRRSAKGDAAEGTILTVTAFREDKKTDPIKLDSLFLYENGIEQKIKNFALDPSPSKIVILVDNSQTLPTSVEKMKQAVMEFAYEIFDGDQLFVIAYDEKAEIIQEWTDDAKKMETSLATFRKKGNPYLFDAIDISLKEVLVPLMPGTRKTAVIVIGDGLDRGSKTPFDKILGELQNQNVTIYGLQIPDRTGGAYRRDQPKAGAVINRLAEETGGKVFPFDEAQTAAKFICDEMRKNRYLLSYMPTNTSAYDARKLFLVAAEGINVRMKVSQPPNVK; from the coding sequence ATGACTGCGCAATCGCGCCGAAGTGCTAAGGGCGATGCCGCCGAAGGCACGATCTTAACCGTTACAGCATTCAGGGAAGACAAGAAAACGGACCCGATCAAGCTCGACAGCCTATTTCTATACGAAAATGGAATCGAGCAGAAGATAAAGAATTTTGCCCTCGACCCGAGCCCTTCGAAGATCGTAATTCTAGTCGACAATTCGCAGACGCTGCCGACATCGGTCGAGAAGATGAAGCAGGCGGTGATGGAATTTGCCTACGAGATCTTTGACGGCGATCAGCTTTTCGTGATCGCCTATGATGAAAAGGCCGAGATCATTCAGGAATGGACTGACGACGCGAAAAAGATGGAAACATCGCTCGCGACCTTTCGCAAAAAAGGCAATCCGTACTTGTTTGATGCGATCGATATCTCGCTAAAGGAAGTACTCGTTCCGCTTATGCCGGGCACGAGGAAAACTGCGGTTATCGTGATCGGTGACGGACTCGACCGCGGCAGCAAAACGCCTTTCGACAAGATCCTCGGCGAACTTCAAAATCAGAACGTCACGATCTACGGCCTGCAGATCCCCGACCGCACCGGCGGAGCTTATCGCCGCGACCAGCCCAAAGCCGGAGCGGTCATAAACCGCCTCGCTGAAGAGACTGGCGGCAAGGTGTTCCCATTTGACGAAGCCCAAACCGCCGCCAAATTCATCTGCGACGAAATGCGCAAGAATCGGTATCTGCTCTCCTACATGCCGACTAACACTTCAGCTTACGACGCGAGAAAGCTCTTCCTCGTCGCCGCTGAGGGGATCAACGTCAGAATGAAAGTCAGCCAGCCGCCAAATGTAAAGTAG